The following coding sequences are from one Chaetodon trifascialis isolate fChaTrf1 chromosome 24, fChaTrf1.hap1, whole genome shotgun sequence window:
- the stradb gene encoding STE20-related kinase adapter protein beta: protein MSFLDCSCISHAQVQPLDIEERYEDTSHQFLSCDGSEYTLQGPAGGDDVTGLSAEPAHYQLLSELGRGFNNLSQVNMARHIPTGQLVAVKQTNLDECTEEELLQLMNEVLLSRLFRHPNLLTSRLVFSSCCQLWVLTPLMAYGSADTLLRTYFPDGMSESLIAYLLYGVLKALEYLHRMGYVHRGVKASHILLSGEGRVYLSGLHSVYSMMREGKRMRAVFDMPHHSPALLPWLSPELLRQDLHGYGVKSDIYSLGIVACELVSGRVPFQDMPPTQMLLQKLRGSHCCLLDVAPFPLGELGGLKVSRSGVDSGIGESVATGSLTHSATAPPAERPQSPGPKNHSVTLHNLVQLCLQQQPERRPSASTLLTHAFFKQVKRHTRDSFLSLMYPAVPLTSPEDPPVSCPPAPSCHALTSTSSDAVWDFS from the exons ATGTCTTTCTTG GACTGTTCCTGCATCTCCCACGCTCAGGTCCAGCCCTTGGACATAGAGGAGCGCTATGAGGACACCAGCCACCAGTTCCTG AGCTGTGACGGTTCTGAATACACTCTGCAAGGGCCAGCAGGTGGCGATGATGTCACAGGGCTGTCTGCTGAGCCTGCCCACTACCAGCTGCTGTCGGAGCTGG GAAGGGGCTTCAACAACCTGAGCCAGGTAAACATGGCACGCCACATCCCTACTGGCCAGCTGGTGGCCGTCAAACAAACCAACCTGGATGAGTGCAccgaggaggagctgctgcagctcatg AACGAGGTCCTGCTGTCCAGGCTGTTCCGTCACCCCAACCTGCTGACCTCTCGCCTGGTTTTCAGCTCCTGCTGCCAGCTATGGGTCCTCACACCGCTCATGGCCTATG GCTCTGCAGACACCTTACTTAGAACATATTTCCCAGATGGAATGAGTGAATCCCTCATCGCGTACTTGCTTTATGGTGTGCTGAAAGCATTGGAGTACCTGCACCGGATGGGCTACGTTCACCG GGGGGTGAAGGCCAGTCACATCCTGCTGTCTGGGGAGGGCCGTGTCTACCTCTCAGGGCTCCACAGTGTTTACAGTATGATGCGTGAGGGGAAGAGGATGAGGGCAGTGTTCGACATGCCCCACCACAGCCCCGCCCTGTTGCCCTGGCTCAGCCCTGAGCTACTGCGACAG GACCTGCACGGTTATGGAGTGAAGTCAGACATCTACAGTTTAGGTATTGTGGCCTGCGAGCTGGTGAGCGGCAGGGTGCCTTTCCAGGACATGCCCCCCACCCAG ATGCTGCTTCAGAAGCTGCGTGGCTcccactgctgcctgctggatgTGGCTCCCTTCCCGCTGGGCGAGCTGGGCGGCCTGAAGGTGTCGCGGTCCGGCGTGGACTCGGGCATCGGGGAGAGCGTGGCCACCGGGAGCCTGACGCACAGCGCCACCGCTCCTCCTGCCGAGCGACCTCAGAGCCCCGGACCCAAAAACCACTCGGTCACCCTGCACAACCTGGTTCAGCTGTGCCTACAGCAGCAGCCGGAGCGCAG ACCGTCAGCGTCTACACTGTTGACCCACGCTTTCTTCAAGCAG GTGAAGAGGCACACCAGAGATTCCTTCCTCAGCCTCATGTACCCAGCGGTGCCCCTCACCAGCCCCGAGGACCCTCCGGTGTCCTGCCCCCCGGCCCCGTCCTGCCATGCTCTGACGTCGACCTCCAGCGACGCCGTGTGGGACTTCTCCTAA